In Lactuca sativa cultivar Salinas chromosome 5, Lsat_Salinas_v11, whole genome shotgun sequence, the DNA window TTTTAGTTTATACAACTATATATGAGGGGAAAACTACGTAATCAAAATATTTATCgactttttctttataaaagttaGCAATTTTTTTATTGATATACCTTGGAGTTTACGATAAAGCACGAATGATTGTCTACCTAATAGCAACTCAATGTCAAACACTACAAACTTATTTTCCCAACATCTAACCTTGTTTGATTAGTATttgtaaaataattaaattattgaCGAGTTTTGAATGGTAagagcaatgttttaaaaaccggttttttagttgaaccggtatggtgaccggttcccggttcaaccggtttaaccgtcgagtgaaccggtttctatatttttcatgtttttttctattttcctacacatacatatataaattatgaatttgatgtttacaagttcaaacattaaaaatacacataaaaataagttgtaaatgaatcaaaatacattaaaataatacataaccataagttttagtattttacatcaatccatatatgctaaaaaagaaaaaaaaaataataccgaaacgaaatatagttttagatgaatacaaccacatcaaaaaactttataaaatttaatatatgtttttatttagagaaaactaaatatatttgaaaaaaaataccaaagtttattatgtaaataattaattttcatgtgtttttattcggattaaccggtttattttgaccggttcaaccggttttttctaaaaaccggccgattcaatccggttcagaaatcaatgtaaaaccggtgatagttgaatcGCTCCCTCCCCCGGtttccggtccaaccggttcaaaccggtttttaaaacattgggtaAGATGACTTCTTCGAAATCAAACCAATTTGTAAATTTTACATGTGTAATCGTGAGCATAACTTTCCACCGATTTATATGATTTCTTCAACATTAAATCAATTTGTAAATTTTAAATGCGTCATCGAGATAttaaggctatgtttggcggactagctgaaaagctagctgttagctgaaaaactagctgaTGGCTGAAAAgttagctgttaaataaaaagctagctgatagctgaaaagctagctgataaaaaataacgtttggtaaaactagctgaaaagctagctgaaatatataaaattacataaaaggacatgtaagaatatgtgtttctataattaattaaggggtgtatttggaaaatttaaataaagctcctaaaaagctagtctaagtagcttttcaaaaagctagcttatcagctatttttggcttaccaaacacgacaacataaaaaagctcgaaaaataagctagcttttcagctagctGTGACGCGCCAAACACAGCCTAACTATCATAGGTAAAATTTTGggtcaaaatgaaattaaaataaaGGTAAATATAGCAAGTTTTGAACATTCGAGAAGAAAGCCATGAATCACAATTCACAACCTTTTATCTCAATTTCACCACGTAATCAAACTAGTTCTTTAAGATCTTTTGAGAATTTTATGTGTATTGACACATCATGGTTTAATGAATTTGCTCAATCCAAATGTTCAAGATCCCCGAAACCCGAAAAAGACTTCCTAAAACCATTACAAAACCTCACCGATACCAGTTTAGAATCGCCCACCCAATACCAAAATACAATCACATTGTTGGTGGTAGATTCGTGATCAAACTAAGAGACTGATATTACGAGTATCAACATCTCTTGGTTAAATGAATTCTTATTATGAATTGTTATTTCTAGTAAATAATTGAAAGAAAATGTCCATCTCAACTAGCTTAGTGAAACTAAAAAAACAACGAGACATCATGAAAGAAATATGCAAATAAACAATAATCATAAAGTTTATAAGCAATAGATAACGAGTAAAACATAGAGAATCACTGCCCTCGAGTTTATACGATTTCTGATTTTTATCTATTGGTAGATAACATGGTggtaatgaaaattttgaaggttTTTTTTGGTAGATGTAGATATTTTTGTTTGGTTAATTGAGAGTGTTTGTGAGAGAGATAATGATATTTGTGTGTATGAAATGTTAAGTGTGTGGTTTGATTTATAGTAGTTGAATTATAGTtgaatattttgaattttattaactaaaaaagtttttttttattaattgaaGAAGTTGGTGAAAATTATAACTATAATTAATTTCGGTGGTCAAAGACACGTGGAAAATTAATTTCATTCAAATGCATTTGAATTGCAATCCACTCCAACCCTCTTCACCTAATAAGAAGCCTGCAtccctttctctctcttctcgccAAGGAATCGACGAGCAGAACATAACGACCCGCTGGTCGCTAGGAGTGGTGTTGCAACCTATATAGCAAGGGCAGTGATCCCTCTAACGAGTCTCGCTCTTTTTCGGTCTAAAGTGAAATAATCTCTTGTTTCTTTCTATATCACGAGGCAATTCTAGTAATAAACTGATTGATCAAATAAATGTCGATAACATGGTGATGCCTTTATGAACGACTACGTTCTCGTTTGAGTAATAATTTACTTCCCATGTTTCGGCGTTGCTTCCATTAGCAATGATTAGGTTTCGATTTGAGCCTTTACCTTTTGATCAATAATCGTTACTTGTTTCTCATAACGTTTGCTCCAATTTTGTTTCCATCTTTGACGATTGCTccaatttatgtatttattttcttttaaaactttCAACAAATGACATTGACCCTCTAAAGCAACTAAAAGGATCTAGTTAAGACTAAAAGATAGTATTATATATCACATACACCCATACTATCTCATACACCCACACATCCACACATACACACATGCAACCGGCACACCCATAATCATAGACACATGGTTTGCACTCATATAATGTTTTACTCCCCATTTTGAAAAATTGTTGTAGTTTGTTTATGGTGTAAGAATAAtctaaaaataactaaaatacaAAAAACACAAATGGATAAAAACACAAAATATGAATGCGACAAAACATGGGTAAAGTAGTCATTTTCTCTATAGATATCGGGGGCTATTCACACGTTGTGGCAAGCGAATCTATTGAGAAATATATTGAGGTGACCGGAAGGCGGTTTAGTTTACTGTTAGAAGGCGAGAGACTATGTAGTCAACCCAACTATAGGGAGTAAACCGTAAGTTACTCtattatttataaaaacttttaatattaggcttatatttaatttatttatttgaaataaaaaacaaaaaaggaaAAGTTGAAAGATTAGTTTCAAAGATGGATAAAACTTAAAAAATAGAAGAATAGTAgatgaaaaatgaaatagtattaaaaaaaaaaaaaaaaaaaaaaaaaaaaaaaaaaaaaaaaaaaaaaaaaaagatgagccGTAACGTATATCGGCGATGCCCTGATGAACTCTGGACACGGAGGCATAAAATCATATTTAAAGACGAAATAAATTTAAAACATTTCTAATTTTACAGTTTCACCGAATCCTTCACTGATCCCAAAAGGATACGAtttaaaattttcttgtattTCTTGGAAAGAAAATATTGATTTGCTGTATTTTCACTTTAATAATCACTTTTAATATCGTGTCTTGAATTCTAAAGGTGTGATATCCATCATCAGATTCTTTTCGTGTTGCTCTATTTGTTCCTTTCACTTCTGAAGCAAATTGCAGGTACCCTAATTCCGCAGATCCGAATTCCCTCTTTTTCTATCGTTTTATAGTGTTTCCTCGTCTTTAAATGTcgtattttgatgggttttagttgattttacaatttacaatgttCGCGACGGCATGAACTGATGCTGATTGAAAACCTAAATTGCGTGTGCTGAAGTATATTCTTTTTCATAACACGCAATTCATCTAATCCCAACAACGTAAAGAAATTCGGGTTTAGTTCCTTCTAATCGTAGTCAAGAAAGATTAGGGTTAGTATATAAATTGGGTTTTATCATCTTGTTCCCAATTGTTCAAGGAAAAGGTTGTGCACACCATATGTTTGTTTTATTGCCTGAGTTTCTTTCTTGTTTGATGGTTTGTTACTTGAATAAAGTTCTTTAGTTTCTGGAGATTGTGATTTTTGGCTGTTTTGTTGATTATCAAAATGTTGAATTATCAGGTACGATTTGAATATTTGATACCTTCAGGTGCATATTACTAACAAGATAAGATGGAAGGTAGCATAGTCAGACGTGTAATTCCCTCAGATAACAGTTGCCTCTTCAACGCTGTTGGGTGAAGCTCAAAAACATacactttattattattttcagtcTTGTTTCTTTATTGATCTTGACTCCATTCTTGGTTGTTTGTATGTAGGTATGTCATGGACCATGACAAAAAGAAGGCTCCAGAACTGAGACAGGTTAGAATAGATTCAACCCTTTCTTtcatttgtttcatatatatgttGTCTTGGCCATGTATATCCTGATGATGATAAATCAGAAACATTATTGGTAAATCTGATGAAGAATGTTgtggttggattgtatttttaaaGGTTATAGCTGCTGCAGTAGCCAGTGATCCAACAAAATATTCTGAAGCATTTCTTGGGAAACCTAACGAAGAATATTGTTCTTGGATACTTAACCCGGAGAAATGGGGAGGTATGATGGGATGTTTGCAATCATTATCAATGCTTATATTTATGGAATGTGTAGTTATTTTATTGTCATGAATAAACAGTTTTCATTACACATCGAATCGAATAATTCAATATACATACCATCTTTCAtgcataaaaataacattttgagATCTTATTGCAACATGTTAAACCTATGATGGGTTGTAAGTTTCACCATAACTCATGCAAAGTTTCTACAAAAGATGATTCATTATTGGTGAAAGAAAACTTGCTCATGGATTATGACATGTTTTAAGTATAGATTTAATATCTTCAACTTAGACCTAACAATTCAGTTCAGTTTTGCAGTCTTAAAAGTCGATTAAAACGCTGTTTTTGCTTAATTAGAATTTAGATAGATAGACTAAAAACCTAACACAAATGAATAACATACCGAATCCAATTTCTAAAAAACAATCACAACTTATGCTATATGATGTGCCATGGATTTTCATATCATCCTTAGGACTCCAAGACATGTGTTTGTAAACCCTTAAACCAGCTCATGCTAATTCATAAAAacaaatacaaatcatatatgataCTCAAGATTTCTTTCCTTCTAACTTTGCTTGAAATATAACCCTAATTAAATCCATGGATTTCAtgatatcattatttttttttcttaataatgtGCATTTCCTTCCTTTGTTACAATGCACATAATTTAATGATAATCATAGCTGGTATTCAAACATATATTTGAACATTATTCTTTCCATTATAAGTTAAGAAAAATGGGGAGTTAAGTTACTTTGGCAGTATTAtggattttaatttaatttgatttttgatATGGTTATGAAGGTGCGATAGAGCTTTCAATATTAGCGGATTTCTATGGACGTGAAATAGCAGCATATGATATACAAACATCAAGATGCGACTTGTATGGACAGGTTAGATTAGCATTACCtttttaaataatcatattttttctttattattcatttttaaaatcccTGTAGATGTATCCATCTTTtaagtataataattatttgaCAGGAAAAGAAGTATCCTGAAAGAGTTATGTTGATATATGATGGACTCCACTACGATGCTTTGGCTGTATGTGATCGATTCTCTATTTATCCTGACTTTCTCTCTTTAGTCACATTCTTTATGCATAAGATTTCTTTTTGATTTGACTTAATCCATTCAGCCACACATTTCCCTACCCTTCATCATCCcttcttttagattttttttttctaactatGTCTATAATAATAAACAGTTATGTATTTTTAATCCACGAAAGTTACAAACACACGAAATGCCTTAAACACGATTTGCCATGTGTGGCTGAATATACCAAAAATGTCATAAAGTTATGATTGAGGATTCGCAAACTCAAAATATAATCTTTTTCATTTAATGGTTTTCTGTTACTTGGTACTTGTTATACCTTTTGTAAATGGCAGTAAATTAAAAAATCTTATGAACTG includes these proteins:
- the LOC111883578 gene encoding OVARIAN TUMOR DOMAIN-containing deubiquitinating enzyme 2, encoding MEGSIVRRVIPSDNSCLFNAVGYVMDHDKKKAPELRQVIAAAVASDPTKYSEAFLGKPNEEYCSWILNPEKWGGAIELSILADFYGREIAAYDIQTSRCDLYGQEKKYPERVMLIYDGLHYDALAMSPMDGAPEEFDQTIFSVNPDTRTIGSYESLALNLVKDQQRKRSYTDTANFTLRCGVCQIGVIGQKEAVEHAQATGHVNFQEYK